GGGGCTCACAAAGCAGAAGAGATCGGAGAGGATGCGGAGGGCGATGGGGACATCATGTTTGCCATACACGACTGGATAAGGATAAGGGCAGCCAAGCTGGCAACCAAATAGCGCCGCTTTGTCTGGGGAGGACTTCAATGGACTGGCAGGATTCGAGTCCCACTCCTCGGACAGAAGCCGCCGCCTGGGAGAAACTTTCTCTGTGGGCCACGTGCTGCCATAAAATGGTTTATTAACATCAGGGGAGGACCGGGAAAGGCATGGCTGGTTGTGGATTTTATGAGCATCGAAGATTCCCTTGCTGGAGGCAAATATTTGAGTAGTCCtctcgggttcgggttcgggtctgggtctgggtgcAGCTCCTAAACAAACGCTGGGACCAGCAGAAACTGTTCCTCGATGGCCACAGGCTATCTGCTGACCCGTGGACACCCCTGGCCAGGACCCCCGTTCTGTGTTGTCCGCTCTCCAACATCCTTGACAGAGACAAAGTGTTGCAATCGCAGTGGCAATAAAAGCCAAATGGATCGCCCGGGCGTCACTGTTCCCCATGATGGCGCACATAATCCGACCCGAGGACATCAGCCATGATTCGCCATGCAATTCATCTTTCCCCCTCGTTCCGCCCACCCCCACACTCTCCGGCTGAAGGCTAATTAACTGCATTCATGTCCAATCCCATTCTTTATAGCCAGGGCGACCCCTTCAAATGGTGACAATTTCGGCCTGTTGAAGCACTTGGCTCGGAAAGTTTTAGCCCTTGTCGGAGcccaatttaaataaataattaggGTGGCAAGGGGTACAGGAAGGgatcaggcaggcaggcaggcaggggaGGGAGGTCGTGCATGCCtcaaaatattaatttcacTTTACATATGCAATGACAGGAACACAGGAAATCGGGCTTGGGGCATGCTCTTTTTGTGTGCAACAAGGGAAATTAAGCGAAATGGAGCGCATGGATGGGGCTAACAGAACAGTATGGGAAGTGGGATTCCAGCGATACAGAACCTTTTTAATTAATAGACGCAATAGATGATAGGTATCAGAGCCGAATCGGAAGTGGCAGTCCCCTAATTAAGCGTGAAAGTAACAGCGTGGCTGGAAGCAAATATGTACATCCTATAGAGAGGTTCTATTCAGGCATAAAATATGCATACCTGCGAATACGACAGATCCGTCCGGATACAAGCTGGATCTAGGACCAGACCCTGACTTAAGCCCTTGCCCCACGCCACTCGAGTGGAGTCATCGCAGTGTTCCCTGCCACAGTCACGTCTCGAGCCATTTTCACACCAATTTGCATTTGACGGCCAGATGACAGGGGCACGACCTGGCCCGACTCTGCCTTGGTCTGGGCCAGACATTACACATACGACCCGTGGGGCATGATTTACATGGAAAACACTTACGCGCTCCTGCCACGGGACTGGGATTCCGTTAATTCCCAGGTTGCGTGCCGTAGCATCGAGAaccaacacacaaacaacaacaaaaaataacaaaaaataatttcacTAAAATGGCCCGAAAGCTGCAAATTACGCCATATAGCAGTGTAATTTTCGGGGCATTTGCGTTTAGCGGGAACCAGGAGTGGTGGAGCAGGAGTTGTGGAGGGTCAGGCGCCAGGCGTCATCGACCAGGAAAGCGACCCATTATAGGACCATTACGAGTATAGGGAATAGCTAAACTTACATTATCGTTGCGCTCCTCTGCTGACTCCTTCGTCCCACGCCGTAGGGTCAATGTAACTCCAGCATGGGGGACTTTGACTTCGAGCCCGACTccacttctgctgctcctgctgctagtgctgctgcagctgctgttgcgacgacgacgagagAGGGAAACTCCCGTCtgagtgggagggggagggggtcgCGCAAGGTGCCGAGGTGAGCGAAACCAAGCAACTCCTCGAAGACTGTTATATCACGACGAGGACGCCGCAGCGGCCGCAAACGTAAAATTTTGATTCGTACTTAGCTCCGTTCCGAGTTTACGAGTTTCCGAGTTTCCGATTTTCCGAGTCCCCTTTCTCTCAGTGTGAACGCAAAACTGAATTTTGTGACAGTTAGGGCTGCCGTTTACTGTTGTGTTCCTGCcatgccgtgccgtgccaGCAGAGTGTGTATCGAAGGGcggtcggtcggttgggcggtcGGGCGTGGAGCAGCAGTAACCAcggccacaacagcaacaacagcagccacaaagcGATTAAGTAGTAGGAGAAACAATGAAAGGCGAACCGCAAGAAACGCAGCGCGAGAAAAGTGGAAGGAAGGGAAATAAAAAACGAGCTGCAGCCGCCGCGTGAGTGTCGTGAGGTGGAAGATAGAGAGCGCCAAACAAAACGCCTCAAACGCTAGTCAGAGACTGAATCTGAAAGGAAAGCGCTTGCAGGGAAAACGCTCAGCAGGACTCGGCTCGAGTGGAGTGCAAAAGGCAGAGCCACcgacggcggcagcggcatcagcGGTAGtggcgtggcagtggcagagccagCCACAGACAGCCGAGGGTCATGAATGGGAACCCGAGCCGAGCATGCGCTCTCTCGCAGCGCGCCAAAATTAAAGCTCACTCAAAGCAAAGCTACGACTGAGGCCGAGAatgagagtgagtgagagtgCGATTGCGAATGCGAGCGCGAGTGCGAATGGCatgacgagagagagagagggagagtgcgTAAAAACCTTTGATTCAGTTATATAATTGGTGGCCAGGTTTGGTGGCGTTTGTTTTGCTGCCATATACTCTACCAGGTATAAAGGTACCTGTCGGTCGGCAATTAACGCCCCACCAATAATCAGGGAATTGCCACTTCCCCCCCATTCCAATAGCCACATCGAACGACTTCCGATACGCTCATGAAACGCTTAAAGGAATCCATTTTTGGGCACTAACTGTAATACAGTGCTGTAAGGGATTAGCGAAGAGGAACAGTGGGATCAGAAGAGCAAATATTTCATTGTGCCTGAGCCGGGCATATGTTGAGTAAAcacaaatttattattataaatccCATTAGGAGATTGGCTTAGAGCTGACTAAAAAATATACTAATGTGTGTTTGCATCTCCAAAGGTAAACACTTTCTGAGTAATTGATTCCGATTATTACAATTCTTCCAGCTCTATATCACTTTCCGTCCTTCTCCGATTTCAGCTTATTTCAGCCAAAATAATCACTTGACGCGGCTGACTCACTCAATTCGATTTGTTTTGACGGGTTGCAGGGGTCCCATAAAAGGAACGAATTCGCATGCGATACTCTCACTAGAAGTATCACCCACTCTTTCCCGTAATTCagacatatatacatacctatGTGCATATAGACATatggacatacatatgtaccgaTGCGTAGCTTGGCAAAAACCTAACCTATTTTACTCGGTGGTCTTTTGATACCATTGCAGTCCCAGTACTGGTACTTTTATCAGATTTCTTAACATTCTGGGAGACATGCTGGGCATTATCTAATATCTGTCGGTGCTCTTGGGGAGAGAATTCTAGCTTCGACGTTCTCTTTGTGACTTTTTGCTTTAGAATTTCGGATTCCGAGGAAAAACGTCTGGGATGCAACATGAATTTGACTTCGTTTTTGCATTGCGTTTCGCCTTTGTGGCTATATTAGATGGCTTTCCcctacacatatgtatgtatgtatatatataatatatatgtacatgcatttATCATTGTGTGGATGCGTGTGCTTATAGAGAGATGTGTGcaatatttaattatgaattatttcaattttatatgcTCGGCCGACGCTGTTGTTCGGGCGAAAAGCTAgaaaatatttggaaaataCATCGAACGGTTAAAGCAGCTTTCTGTGTGGGCGTGTCGCCGGCCAGGCGactatctatgtatgtacatatatatgtacatatatgtacgattGTACATATGCATCATTTTGGCATTCTGAGGAAAATGCCTTGGCCGTAGGTGACGCATCGTTCTACAAAAGGCAACAGCGCTAAGTAAACAGTGGTTGACCAGAGAGCAGTATGCAGTAATCAGCCGATCGTCATATCGGTTGATGGCAGAAGACATTGCGGCGCtgcaaaaacaagaaagaaggGAAATAGGGAACTCGAGAGGcggtacacatacatacatacatacatatgtatgtacagaaAGGTATCGAGTGGGGGAGCAGATCGAGGTAGCGGAGATCGTTAGTCACGAACCCATTGATGGATTGATTGACGATTGAACAACTCCGTTAGTGGGCGACGACAACTGTTTACCCccgctgccgttgctggtGACGCAGTGGATGTGTgcggcggcgacgacgacggacATGTAGGCGTCGCTCCGGCTTAGTTACACGTTCTAGAAGCcatgcgactgcgactgccatGGAATTCGTCTCTGAGAGCCGCTCTCGGCCAGCTTTTTAGCCCCATCGACGCGTCGTCTCCACGTCCGTCTATTTATAAATCTGATGTGTGTGTATCTTGGGCAACGATCAGTGCAGAAACCAGAGAGCCGAGAGAGAGCGTCAGATGGAGAatgatacagagagagagcgagagggagaggcagtaAAGTGTTTACCTATTTAGGCCTTAACTTGGTGGAGTGGAGAGACGAGACTGAGACACGGAGACAGGTTCGACATATGGCAGAGAAGCCAAGCAAAgcttacacacacaaaccgCGTGGCAAAActacaagcacacacacacacagagagagagagagagagagaaagatagcAGCCCCAACGCCAGCGACAGCGGGAGCCATTTGCTTTGGGGCCACTAGCAAGCGGCGATGGCGCTCAATCGACGAGCAACTTTGGCAGCGTGAAGAACGGACGACGGCGCAGAGACTACGTGGATATTTGGctaaataaacaacaacaaaatcaaagtgttttttttcatagtgtgcatgcgtgtgtgtgtgtgtgtcggcggcaatgtgcaaaaataaaaaatctatatatattttaaattgaatatagAAAtacaaaagcacacacacggGAGAGGAGTGGAAGGGAGACAAAAGATTGCAGCGGAAATActaaaaaagcaaaaagcgaaaagtggaagtggaaaaaAGTGtctgcttttgtgtgtgtgtttgtgtgttagAAAGTGTGGCCAGAAGTGACATCACACCCGGAGAAGGCGACGCGGGGACAAGAGCATCAGAGTGATTAGCAGGAGCCAGCCGTTGAGAAGTATCAGCAGGAGAACCGCCCACAAAAGCGGCGAAAATTAACGCGCAACGCAGCGGAACATACGAGAACtagcagcgcagcgcagcacGCGCCagcgtcgttgtcgtcgtcgtcgtcgttcaAGGTGAACccgcactccactccattccctCGCACGATCCGAGAGTTGGCTGTCCCGCTTCCAAAAACTATTTTCTGTCGCAGCAACTCTTTCGACAAGCCTCAGAAGTTAAAGCTAAATTCAGAATTATAAAGGAAGAGAACACAGAAATTTTCTTTGCACGCCCGGACTCGAGAACAGTTAGGgtaacggcaacggcaacggcagggATAACGGTCAAGAAAGCAACTCGGAAACTGAGATGAAGCCAACTGTGATAGCAGCAAATCAAGCCCATGCCCAAGCGCAGGCCAGTGCGGGCGGCAATGGAGGGCCCGGCAACGTGTCGGGCATCAATATACCCATCAATCGGGAGTACGTGAGCGGTGCCCACGGATCcccgcaccagcagcagccgcacccGCAATTCAACAGCAGCACTCTGCCCGGATACGGATCGCCCAGGCAGCGGCCcccgcaccagcagcagcatcctcaGCAGCAGGTTCCCAcaaatcaacagcagcaacattttcAGGTGAGTGGACTTCACGGGTCACTCGTGCAGGAGGGGGTGGGGACGGGGTATACGGGGTGGACGGGGAGACGGGGTGACGAGCGGCAGTGAGCGAGCTTCAAGGTTGGCGCCAGGCAAGGTCGCTTGGACATATTCGGATGCGTATCAttgtgattgttgttgtttctgtctgtctgttacAGTGAAGCAGCGTCAGAGGGGAACCTCCCATTTAATACATTGCGAAATCGCTTGACAGGCATTCTCCACTGCTTCACTGTACTCTGACGTTGCAATTGTTCGATTTTTGCGGATGTACGAATCCTTCACGTTCTCGCATTGCCCTCGGGCGCATTGTAGACTTTCCAAATCGAAAAGCGGTCGCAAACAATGGAAAAATCGGTTGGAGGTTGCGTAAAAGGCCCCCCTGTGAGTGGGAGGAGGGGGCGTTCGTCCACAGCTGCTAGATGCACCCACCGAACCGCCAACAAACCAGCCAACCAACCAAGCAACCCATTGTGGCAGCTGTGGGCACAGTGTGTCAAGTATGTATGCATACACTATTGACCTACTCAGCCTGGGCTGCTGTCTCTGTGCCGCTGCTGTTCTGGCCGTGGAATGTGGGCCTTAGTTGGGGCAAAGAAACGGGAAGTGCTGTCGTGTCAAGCACTCTTCTGTTCTGGGCAGCTCTGCGTATGATTAATGCGGCAACGCGTGCGGAAATTTACCACAGACCCGAGAGTACAGCTGTTTTTTAGTGGCCTAATCTATTGGCCAGCCATCCAATCTATCAAGAACAAAAAGATTTGGCGCTCGATTcgctgaaaatatttgaaaatttctAGAAGAAAAAAAGCCCAAGCTAATGGACGCGCTGCTCGGCTGCCCGCTCGCTCTATccctctatccctctctctctctcttgtctcTCTTTGCGCCCATTGCTGGCTCTCTGTTTCTATTTCTCCTGACGTGCTGCTCTCTAACGAAATACCGactattgtgtgtgtgtgtgtgtatgtcttTTCCTTAGTAGGTGGGCAGCAGCATACACAgtaatacataatatataatgACGCTATATATTGATGTACGTTTGTGTAAGCAAGTCAGTTGTCTAATATGAGAGGCGTGGGCGATATTTTTGGGTTGCCCAACCGTTTGGCCAACGCAGAGCAGGGCCCACAACTCTGTGACGTTTCCTCATCCAAACGTCATCAACAAGTTAATGTACCTTCCCACAAAAAAGTCCATGCTCATCCGTAAGAGGGTAAGAGGGTGTGAAAAAGACAGAGTGTCCTTTCAAGTCTCAGTGACAGTTGTTGAGCGAGCAGAGAAGTACAagaaagtgagagagagagagagagagcaatagCTAGAGCTAGACAGAAGCTACGAGAAGCAACGAGAACGCAGGAGAAGATCCGAGAGTGGGCGACAGAGGCTATAAAACGGCTTCTGCGCCAACTGCTCTGCTCATTCATTCACAAGCTGCCGAACCGACCGAGCATTCAGCGAACAAAGCCAGTGACGGACAGAAGTGAAATAAAGTACATTTGTAACAGAACAACgataattgttaattgataAAGCAAACAATAGAGTCAATCCGGAATACGATTGCAAAGGTAAGAGGCGTCGGAGTGGCTCCCCTACCCGCGGGCAGTGCAAACAGCTGTTCGTTCGTGTCGAATTATTGCTGACTGCTCTCCACAAGTGCTCTCGCTGAGTCATGTtgttatttataaacaattcgCCCACCGAGCCAAACACTACACTTTACACTCGCTTGTCGCACTTGTTCTCATAACAACTCTCGATCTGATCTGTGATTTCAGCAGCCGACCTTTGGATTTGAACCCGACATGGATATGGACATGGACAACATGTTCCCGCGCTCGCGCCTAGGGCGGATGCACCACGATCCCTTTGCCGGCTTCGGCGACACACGTAAGCGGAGTAGTTTGAACGGTCCCCCCCAAACGAATGCTGACGATGCCTTTTCCTCCCATTTTGACGACGCAGACTTTGGATTCCCCCAGTTCTCGACTATGGGCAGGCGGGGCCGTATGGCTGGCGGTGCCAACAACCACATGGATCACGACGACGACTTCTTCAACCGGCTGCCGTCGGAGTTCCGACAGTACATCCCCGATGGCTTTGGGGCCAGACGCGGTCCAGGACCGGCGACTGGCGTCGTGCCtccacagcagccgcagccgcaggcgcagcagcagcagtacccACAGCAGTACTACCAGCAGGATTACCCTGTGccgccacaacagcagcagtacgTGCCCGTGgccccgcagcagcagcaggtgccgCAGTCGCCCTCGAAGCGTCTCTGCGATGCGGCCATCCAAACGGAGGACCCTGCCGGCCGCTCCGAGGTGGATTGTGCCGCACCCGTGAACCTCAATCAGCATGGACTGCGCAACACTGTGGACATGGGTGTGAAGAGTGTGGCCGAGCAGGACCAGGCAGCCCGCTCCCACTCTGCCCCTCCGccagagcaacaacagcagaaccTGGTgtaccaacagcagcaacagcagcgtcCCACTCCACCGCCTGGAGTGCATCAGTCACCATTTGGCACTCAGACCAGTCCACCGGTGCAGGGACAGtaccagcagccgcagcagccccagcagcatcCGCCTCAGTTCAAGTCGTACTATGCCCCGCATCAGCAAACGCATCctcagcagaagcagcagacgCCGCCACCTGCCCCACAGACGCCCGGGGGAAGCTTCGTGCGCACTATTCCCATTTTCGTGGAGGGTCGGACTGAGCCCATCATCAATGCCCACAAGGAGATTCCAAACCAGAATGCTCCGCCCAGTGCCCAGgctcaggcccaggcccaggcccatgcATCTGCCCAGGCTCAGGCCCACTTCTCGCCACAGCAGTCGCGTCCAACGCCACTAAAtactcagcagcagcaggcggagcAACAGGTTCCGGGAGATGGAGCCGCAGGACTGCCACCCCAGACGCCACACACTCTCGATTCGATCAACAAGATTCAGGACATCCAGCGCGACGTGCTCGAGCTGATGACCAAGGTAGAGCAGTTCAAGGGCATGCGGCAGGAGAAGGAGTATGCCTACCTGGACGAGATGCTAACCCGCAATCTACTCAAGCTGGACACCATCGACACAAACGGAAAGGACAGCATTCGTCTAGCCCGCAAAGAAGCCATCAAGTAAGTCCAATTAACTCCTGATATTCCAATTCTAGATTGCTAACAAACCGATTCCCACCTTTTCAGATGCATTCAGGCTTCAATCAATGTGCTGGAGGCCAAGGCCGAGGAGAACGCCAGGCTGGCggcaggagcagaggctggGGGTCCCGTCTCCGAGCAGGTGTCCACAGAGGCTGCTGCAGAGGTGCAAGAGCCGATCacaccacagccacaggaTGCTACAAAGATCCAAGAGCCAATCCCTCTGCCTCCGCCACCAAGTGCTGTGGAGGCAGCCGTGGAGGCTCCACCAGCTGCAGCCGAGGCGGCTCAAACCGTCTCATCGACTGAGACAACCACCTCTACGTCCGAATGATGAACAGAGCGCCTCTACAAGGCGACCACCACTTCGCGGCAGCTACGCAAATTAACCAAATTCAAGTGATGATTGGGCGGGAGAGAACGACAGCAGAGAGCAGACGAGTTTTGTTTGGAATTTATCAAAGGACAGCGAAAACTTGATTGATTAAACGGCATGTGAAGTGAATGTGAACACACGTATCTTTGATGGtgttccatgcacacatacatcCACATACGTACTACACACTACACACTACACACATACAGCATACATATAGGCATGCAAATCTCATGTGACATAACAAAGGCACCACCATCCCATATGCCCATCCTTCACACACCACATGGTACACTTCGTACAACGCATAGATTAGGCTAGTAAGAAATTTGATATTGAAATATTGACTAAAAAGTGCCTGCATCTGCATAGAATTGggaagcaaacaaaacgaaaacgattTAAGCAACGATTCACATTGATAACTCAGTTGCTTGACACTTGAAAGAGCTGATTATGTTTAAGCGATAGAAGATCACGACCGAGTCCACTTTTTATAATCCCTGTACGAGTATCAGACAACTGCGAGAGTGCAAGGTTccgaaacggaacgaaacggagCAAGCGAAAAGCAGCAGTATGATCTCATACAAATCTACAGCAAATGGAGCTTGCTGGCGCGCACCGCTTACGTCTTTGCTGCAGTTGAAttgttacacacacacacacacacacacttattGAGAACTCTTATGAATAACTATTTATGCTACTAATTAATACGAGAATAAATGTAGATATTGTTGACCATACACAATATTGTTGCACAATTATCAAAGTTTATTATCGAAAGGTTACAAAGGTCTCTCCAtctaaatacatatgtatacagaGTCCGGGATCGCCGGATgggatgggcatgggcatggggatggATATGGGGAAGTTGATGGAGAGGGGGCTTAAATACTGACTAAGTAGTGGTTACACTGTATGCACTCGTATATTAAGAACATTTTAAAAGGACGCAACATGGTTTTGACAATCAAAATAGTCAAACAATCATATAATAATAAGTatgtatacacatacacagatgGGGTCGCATATGTGGCATCGCAtcgagtatatatgtacgcGTTATATAAAGATAAAGTAGtactatataatatatgtatgtaaaaaaaaCAGACGTGATGTACGATAGAAATCGC
The sequence above is a segment of the Drosophila pseudoobscura strain MV-25-SWS-2005 chromosome X, UCI_Dpse_MV25, whole genome shotgun sequence genome. Coding sequences within it:
- the stv gene encoding BAG domain-containing protein Samui isoform X3, translated to MKPTVIAANQAHAQAQASAGGNGGPGNVSGINIPINREYVSGAHGSPHQQQPHPQFNSSTLPGYGSPRQRPPHQQQHPQQQVPTNQQQQHFQQPTFGFEPDMDMDMDNMFPRSRLGRMHHDPFAGFGDTHFGFPQFSTMGRRGRMAGGANNHMDHDDDFFNRLPSEFRQYIPDGFGARRGPGPATGVVPPQQPQPQAQQQQYPQQYYQQDYPVPPQQQQYVPVAPQQQQVPQSPSKRLCDAAIQTEDPAGRSEVDCAAPVNLNQHGLRNTVDMGVKSVAEQDQAARSHSAPPPEQQQQNLVYQQQQQQRPTPPPGVHQSPFGTQTSPPVQGQYQQPQQPQQHPPQFKSYYAPHQQTHPQQKQQTPPPAPQTPGGSFVRTIPIFVEGRTEPIINAHKEIPNQNAPPSAQAQAQAQAHASAQAQAHFSPQQSRPTPLNTQQQQAEQQVPGDGAAGLPPQTPHTLDSINKIQDIQRDVLELMTKVEQFKGMRQEKEYAYLDEMLTRNLLKLDTIDTNGKDSIRLARKEAIKCIQASINVLEAKAEENARLAAGAEAGGPVSEQVSTEAAAEVQEPITPQPQDATKIQEPIPLPPPPSAVEAAVEAPPAAAEAAQTVSSTETTTSTSE
- the stv gene encoding BAG domain-containing protein Samui isoform X4, which encodes MKPTVIAANQAHAQAQASAGGNGGPGNVSGINIPINREYVSGAHGSPHQQQPHPQFNSSTLPGYGSPRQRPPHQQQHPQQQVPTNQQQQHFQPTFGFEPDMDMDMDNMFPRSRLGRMHHDPFAGFGDTHFGFPQFSTMGRRGRMAGGANNHMDHDDDFFNRLPSEFRQYIPDGFGARRGPGPATGVVPPQQPQPQAQQQQYPQQYYQQDYPVPPQQQQYVPVAPQQQQVPQSPSKRLCDAAIQTEDPAGRSEVDCAAPVNLNQHGLRNTVDMGVKSVAEQDQAARSHSAPPPEQQQQNLVYQQQQQQRPTPPPGVHQSPFGTQTSPPVQGQYQQPQQPQQHPPQFKSYYAPHQQTHPQQKQQTPPPAPQTPGGSFVRTIPIFVEGRTEPIINAHKEIPNQNAPPSAQAQAQAQAHASAQAQAHFSPQQSRPTPLNTQQQQAEQQVPGDGAAGLPPQTPHTLDSINKIQDIQRDVLELMTKVEQFKGMRQEKEYAYLDEMLTRNLLKLDTIDTNGKDSIRLARKEAIKCIQASINVLEAKAEENARLAAGAEAGGPVSEQVSTEAAAEVQEPITPQPQDATKIQEPIPLPPPPSAVEAAVEAPPAAAEAAQTVSSTETTTSTSE
- the stv gene encoding BAG domain-containing protein Samui isoform X2, with translation MKPTVIAANQAHAQAQASAGGNGGPGNVSGINIPINREYVSGAHGSPHQQQPHPQFNSSTLPGYGSPRQRPPHQQQHPQQQVPTNQQQQHFQPTFGFEPDMDMDMDNMFPRSRLGRMHHDPFAGFGDTRKRSSLNGPPQTNADDAFSSHFDDADFGFPQFSTMGRRGRMAGGANNHMDHDDDFFNRLPSEFRQYIPDGFGARRGPGPATGVVPPQQPQPQAQQQQYPQQYYQQDYPVPPQQQQYVPVAPQQQQVPQSPSKRLCDAAIQTEDPAGRSEVDCAAPVNLNQHGLRNTVDMGVKSVAEQDQAARSHSAPPPEQQQQNLVYQQQQQQRPTPPPGVHQSPFGTQTSPPVQGQYQQPQQPQQHPPQFKSYYAPHQQTHPQQKQQTPPPAPQTPGGSFVRTIPIFVEGRTEPIINAHKEIPNQNAPPSAQAQAQAQAHASAQAQAHFSPQQSRPTPLNTQQQQAEQQVPGDGAAGLPPQTPHTLDSINKIQDIQRDVLELMTKVEQFKGMRQEKEYAYLDEMLTRNLLKLDTIDTNGKDSIRLARKEAIKCIQASINVLEAKAEENARLAAGAEAGGPVSEQVSTEAAAEVQEPITPQPQDATKIQEPIPLPPPPSAVEAAVEAPPAAAEAAQTVSSTETTTSTSE
- the stv gene encoding BAG domain-containing protein Samui isoform X1; the encoded protein is MKPTVIAANQAHAQAQASAGGNGGPGNVSGINIPINREYVSGAHGSPHQQQPHPQFNSSTLPGYGSPRQRPPHQQQHPQQQVPTNQQQQHFQQPTFGFEPDMDMDMDNMFPRSRLGRMHHDPFAGFGDTRKRSSLNGPPQTNADDAFSSHFDDADFGFPQFSTMGRRGRMAGGANNHMDHDDDFFNRLPSEFRQYIPDGFGARRGPGPATGVVPPQQPQPQAQQQQYPQQYYQQDYPVPPQQQQYVPVAPQQQQVPQSPSKRLCDAAIQTEDPAGRSEVDCAAPVNLNQHGLRNTVDMGVKSVAEQDQAARSHSAPPPEQQQQNLVYQQQQQQRPTPPPGVHQSPFGTQTSPPVQGQYQQPQQPQQHPPQFKSYYAPHQQTHPQQKQQTPPPAPQTPGGSFVRTIPIFVEGRTEPIINAHKEIPNQNAPPSAQAQAQAQAHASAQAQAHFSPQQSRPTPLNTQQQQAEQQVPGDGAAGLPPQTPHTLDSINKIQDIQRDVLELMTKVEQFKGMRQEKEYAYLDEMLTRNLLKLDTIDTNGKDSIRLARKEAIKCIQASINVLEAKAEENARLAAGAEAGGPVSEQVSTEAAAEVQEPITPQPQDATKIQEPIPLPPPPSAVEAAVEAPPAAAEAAQTVSSTETTTSTSE
- the stv gene encoding BAG domain-containing protein Samui isoform X6, which codes for MDMDMDNMFPRSRLGRMHHDPFAGFGDTHFGFPQFSTMGRRGRMAGGANNHMDHDDDFFNRLPSEFRQYIPDGFGARRGPGPATGVVPPQQPQPQAQQQQYPQQYYQQDYPVPPQQQQYVPVAPQQQQVPQSPSKRLCDAAIQTEDPAGRSEVDCAAPVNLNQHGLRNTVDMGVKSVAEQDQAARSHSAPPPEQQQQNLVYQQQQQQRPTPPPGVHQSPFGTQTSPPVQGQYQQPQQPQQHPPQFKSYYAPHQQTHPQQKQQTPPPAPQTPGGSFVRTIPIFVEGRTEPIINAHKEIPNQNAPPSAQAQAQAQAHASAQAQAHFSPQQSRPTPLNTQQQQAEQQVPGDGAAGLPPQTPHTLDSINKIQDIQRDVLELMTKVEQFKGMRQEKEYAYLDEMLTRNLLKLDTIDTNGKDSIRLARKEAIKCIQASINVLEAKAEENARLAAGAEAGGPVSEQVSTEAAAEVQEPITPQPQDATKIQEPIPLPPPPSAVEAAVEAPPAAAEAAQTVSSTETTTSTSE
- the stv gene encoding BAG domain-containing protein Samui isoform X5, whose product is MDMDMDNMFPRSRLGRMHHDPFAGFGDTRKRSSLNGPPQTNADDAFSSHFDDADFGFPQFSTMGRRGRMAGGANNHMDHDDDFFNRLPSEFRQYIPDGFGARRGPGPATGVVPPQQPQPQAQQQQYPQQYYQQDYPVPPQQQQYVPVAPQQQQVPQSPSKRLCDAAIQTEDPAGRSEVDCAAPVNLNQHGLRNTVDMGVKSVAEQDQAARSHSAPPPEQQQQNLVYQQQQQQRPTPPPGVHQSPFGTQTSPPVQGQYQQPQQPQQHPPQFKSYYAPHQQTHPQQKQQTPPPAPQTPGGSFVRTIPIFVEGRTEPIINAHKEIPNQNAPPSAQAQAQAQAHASAQAQAHFSPQQSRPTPLNTQQQQAEQQVPGDGAAGLPPQTPHTLDSINKIQDIQRDVLELMTKVEQFKGMRQEKEYAYLDEMLTRNLLKLDTIDTNGKDSIRLARKEAIKCIQASINVLEAKAEENARLAAGAEAGGPVSEQVSTEAAAEVQEPITPQPQDATKIQEPIPLPPPPSAVEAAVEAPPAAAEAAQTVSSTETTTSTSE